In one Spirosoma rigui genomic region, the following are encoded:
- a CDS encoding glycosyltransferase family 4 protein: protein MKVLYDHQSFTGLTYGGVSRYFFELMRSYAKRQDIDFELSLRLSNNEYLDQASFSSHFRYPSLAQLRNVNRVASVLNRLHSLRRLRAGQFDVFHPTYYHRYFLNALGAKPFVLTFHDAASERFGDIYPDLGEGLYEVKKKLIERADAVVTVSEFSKQEILHFFPVNPDKVSVVHLGTAFGTEPLIEADSRTITPEPFSYVLYVGKRRLYKNFDGFFHAMQPVMQRHPDLHIICAGGGTFTADEQAMFHNARLDQRVHYRPVTDAGLLSLYQHARAFVFPSLNEGFGIPVLEAFSGDCPVILSDRSSLPEVGANAAVYFDPEDDQAIGSAVERVITDEALRTDLIQKGRERLRDFSCDKTAQQTLDIYRTLC, encoded by the coding sequence ATGAAAGTTCTTTACGATCATCAATCCTTTACCGGCCTGACTTACGGGGGTGTTTCCCGGTATTTTTTTGAACTGATGCGTTCCTACGCGAAGCGGCAGGATATTGACTTTGAGTTGTCGCTTCGGCTTTCCAATAACGAATACCTCGATCAGGCCTCGTTCAGCAGTCATTTTCGGTACCCGAGTCTGGCTCAGTTGCGCAACGTAAACCGGGTAGCTTCGGTGCTGAACCGGCTGCATAGCCTTCGTCGGCTGCGGGCGGGACAGTTCGATGTGTTCCATCCTACCTATTACCACCGGTACTTCCTGAACGCCCTGGGTGCCAAGCCTTTCGTGCTGACCTTTCATGATGCCGCCAGCGAGCGATTCGGAGACATTTATCCCGACCTGGGCGAAGGGTTGTACGAGGTCAAAAAGAAACTGATCGAACGGGCCGACGCCGTGGTTACCGTATCGGAATTCTCCAAACAGGAAATACTGCACTTTTTCCCGGTTAATCCCGACAAAGTGAGCGTTGTTCACCTGGGCACCGCCTTTGGCACCGAGCCGCTCATTGAGGCCGACAGCCGGACGATTACACCCGAACCGTTTTCGTATGTGCTCTACGTTGGCAAACGCAGGCTGTACAAAAACTTCGATGGTTTTTTCCATGCCATGCAGCCTGTGATGCAGCGGCACCCCGATTTGCACATCATTTGCGCAGGCGGTGGCACGTTCACCGCCGATGAGCAGGCCATGTTCCACAATGCCCGGCTCGACCAGCGTGTTCACTACCGACCCGTTACCGATGCCGGTTTACTGTCGCTGTACCAGCACGCCCGCGCTTTCGTGTTTCCCTCGCTGAATGAAGGGTTTGGCATTCCCGTTCTTGAAGCGTTCAGTGGCGACTGCCCCGTTATTCTGAGCGACCGTAGTTCCCTGCCCGAAGTGGGTGCCAATGCAGCCGTTTACTTCGATCCTGAAGATGATCAGGCCATTGGCAGCGCGGTTGAACGCGTCATTACCGACGAAGCGTTACGGACAGATCTCATTCAGAAAGGCCGCGAACGGCTGCGCGATTTTTCGTGTGATAAAACGGCGCAGCAGACACTGGATATTTACCGAACTTTGTGCTAG